The Mycolicibacterium mucogenicum DSM 44124 genomic sequence CACCCGGGGTGCCCCGCCAGCAGCGTGCCCAGCGGCGCACCCGCGGCGACGACGGCGCCGGGCCGGACCGCGGCGCGGACCGGCTCGTAGCTGGTCCGCAGCCCGCCCGGATGGGCGACCGACACCACCGGCCGGCCCGCGAGCTCCCCGGCGAACACCACGGTGCCCGGGGCCGCGGCGTACACCGCCTGGCCGGCGGCGCCGGCGAGGTCGACGCCCCGGTGCCCGCGCTGCCAGTTCGGCCGCGGCGCGTCGAACGTGCGCACGACGGCCGGTCGCGGCCGCAGCGGCCAGTCCAGCCGGCCGTCGGTGGCGTGCGCCACGCCGGTCGAGCACAGTCCGGAGATCAGGAGCACCACCAGGGTCCGCATCAGGCCAGTTCAGCGCTTCGGCGGCGGTTTCGGCACCCCCGGAAACCCGATCTGTGGATAACCGGCGCACTGTGGACAAAAGCACCCCTGGGAAGCGTGTAAACTTCCCGTTGCAATCCGCATTCGTGGGTTGACTTCGCGCGCCTGCACAGCGGCTCGATCTCGGGTCGCCACCGCATGCCGGGCGGTCCCACCTCGGACAACCGAGTTGGGTCCGGCACGCAGCAGACGCCAGGGTCCGGAATCACCCGATACCGGACGACAACCGATAACTAAGTGAGGCACCAACATGGCCGTAGTGACCATGAAGCAGCTGCTTGACAGCGGCGCACACTTCGGGCACCAGACCCGTCGCTGGAACCCCAAGATGAAGCGGTTCATCTTCACCGACCGCAACGGCATCTACATCATCGACTTGCAGCAGACGCTGACCTACATCGACAAGGCGTACGAATTCGTCAAGGAGACCGTTGCCCACGGCGGCACCGTCCTCTTCGTCGGTACCAAGAAGCAGGCGCAGGAGTCCATCGCTGACGAGGCCACCCGCGTCGGCATGCCCTTCGTCAACCAGCGCTGGCTGGGCGGCATGCTCACCAACTTCTCGACCGTTCACAAGCGCCTGCAGCGCCTGAAGGAACTCGAGTCCATGGAGCAGACCGGTGGCTTCGAGGGTCGCACCAAGAAGGAAATCCTCATGCTGACGCGTGAGAAGAACAAGCTCGAGCGCAGCCTCGGCGGTATCCGGGACATGCAGAAGGTTCCGTCGGCCATCTGGGTCGTCGACACCAACAAGGAGCACCTGGCCGTTTCCGAGGCCATCAAGCTCGGCATCCCGGTCATCGCGATCCTGGACACCAACTGCGACCCCGACCAGGTCAACTACCCGATCCCGGGTAACGACGACGCCATCCGCAGCGCCGCGCTGCTGACCAAGGTGATCGCTTCCGCGGTTGCCGAGGGTCTGCAGGCCCGCTCGGGTGCCAAGACCGAGGCCGAAGGCGCCGAGCCGCTCGCCGAGTGGGAGCAGGAACTGCTCGCCGGGGCCACGGCAGGAACCGAGACCGCGTCTTCTCCGGAAGCCGCCACCGAAACCACCACCACAGAAAGCTGAGATGGCTAACTACACCGCTGCTGACGTAAAGCGACTGCGGGAGCTCACCGGCTCCGGCATGCTCGACTGCAAGAACGCACTGGTTGAGACCGAGGGTGACTTCGACAAGGCCGTCGAGGTCCTGCGCATCAAGGGCGCCAAGGACGTCGGCAAGCGCGCTGAGCGCGCCACCGCCGAGGGCCTGGTCGCCGCCAAGGACGGCGCCCTCATCGAGCTGAACTCCGAGACCGACTTCGTCGCCAAGAACGCCGAATTCCAGGCTCTCGCGGACCAGATCCTCACCGCTGCCGTCGCGGCCAAGGCCAACGACGTGGAGACCCTCAAGGCCGCCACCGTCGACGGCACCACCGTCGAGCAGCTGGTCGCGGACCTGTCCGCGAAGATCGGCGAGAAGCTCGAACTGCGCCGGGTCGCCTACTTCGACGGCACCGTCGAGACCTACCTGCACAAGCGTGCCGCGGACCTGCCGCCGGCCGTGGGTGTGCTGGTCGAGTACAACGGTGCTTCGGAAGAGGCCGCCCACGCGGTCGCGCTGCAGATCGCCGCGCTGAAGGCCAAGTACCTCACCCGTGAGGACGTGCCCGCCGACCTGGTCGCCAACGAGCGTCGCATCGCCGAGGAGACCGCCAAGGAAGAGGGCAAGCCCGAGGCCGCACTGCCGAAGATCGTCGAAGGCCGCGTCACCGGCTTCTACAAGGACGTCGTGCTGCTCGACCAGCCGTCGGTGTCCGACAACAAGAAGACCGTGAAGGCCCTGCTGGACGAGGCCGGCGTCACCGTGACCCGCTTCGTGCGGTTCGAGGTCGGCCAGCAGTAACAGAGTTTGGGCGGCACACCACACCCAGGATTGACGGCTCGCCGTCGCCGCTCACTGACAAAACCCCGCGCACAAACCCGGCGATCCCGGAGTGCGCGGGGTTTTGCTTTGTCCGGCTAGGGCCGGGGGAGCTTGCGGTGCAACGGATTCGTGGTCACCGGCGCGCGGCGGCGACTCGCAGGCAGGCTCTGGACGACATCGGGGCGATCCGCCGTGGCGCGGGTGGCGTCCTGCGCCCGCATGCCCGGCGAGCTGCCGGCACCCAGCGCAGGCGAGCCGATGCGGCGCTTGGCCGCGCCGCTGCAGCTCGGACACGGGGTATCGGCGGGCGCGGACGCCATCGAATGCTGTTCGGTGAAGTCCGGGCAACCCTGTCCACACCGGAATACGTAGGTAGGCACAACGACACCATAAGCCCTCTGCGTCAACGTCATCCGGATGTAACTTGCCCGAACCGCAGACGAGACACCTTCACTATTGAATACTTCCATTCGGAAGCAAGTGTTTTTGTGTCGCTAGGAGGTCAACGTGCCGGAATTGCTGTTCCCCTTGGATTCGGCGAAGAAGTTCACCGACCAACAGTTGGTCGGTCACAACCGATGGCACCCGGACATCCCGCCGGCCGTCACCGTCAAGCCGGGGGACAGCTTCCGGGCGCACTGCCGCGAGTGGTTCGACGGCGCCATCCACAACGACGACTCGGCCGAGGACATCCTCAACGCGCCGCTCAAGGGCGTGCACTGCCTGTCCGGGCCGTTCGCGATCGAGGGCGCCGAGCCGGGTGACCTGCTGATCGTCGACATCCTCGACGTCGGGCCCATTCCGCAGGAAGACTCGGGGCCGCTGGCAGGGCAGGGCTGGGGATACACCGGCATCTTCGCCAAGCAGAACGGCGGCGGGTTCCTCACCGACCAGTTCCCCGACGCCTACAAGGCGATCTGGGATTTCTCCGGCCAGAAGGCCACCTCACGCCACGTGCCCCATGTGAAGTACACCGGCATCGTGCATCCCGGCCTCATGGGCACCGCGCCGTCGGCGGCCCTGCTGGCCAAATGGAACGCCCGCGAAGGCGCGTTGATCGCCACCGATCCCGACCGCGTGCCGCCGCTGGCATTGCCGCCCGAACCGCAGGACGCGATCCTGGGCTCGTTGCGCGGCGACGCCTTCACCAAGGCTGCCGCCGAGGCCGCCCGCACCGCGCCGCCCCGCGAGAACGGCGGAAATCAGGACATCAAGAACCTCACCAAGGGCAGCCGGGTGTTCTATCCGGTGTTCGTCCCCGGCGCGAACCTGTCGTTCGGCGACCTGCACTTCTCGCAGGGCGATGGCGAGATCACGTTCTGCGGCGCGATCGAGATGGGCGGGTTCATGGACCTGCACGTGGATCTGATCAAGGGCGGCATGGAAACCTACGGCGTCCATGAGAACGCGATCTTCATGCCCGGCAACACCGACCCGCAGTACTCGGAATGGCTGGCGTTCTCCGGCACCTCGGTCACTCTCGATGGCGAGCAGAAGTACCTCGACTCGGATCTGGCGTACCAGCGCGCATGTCTGCACGCCATCGACTACCTGACGAAGTTCGGCTACAGCCCGGAGCAGGCCTACCTGCTGCTCGGGTCCGCCCCGATCGAGGGCCGGCTCTCCGGCGTGGTGGACATCCCGAATTCCTGTGCGACGGTGTACATCCCGACGGCGATCTTCGACTTCCCGGTGGCGCCGTCGGCGTCCGGGCCGTACCAGATCGATCCCGGAATGGGCGCGCCACACGCCAGTTTCTGATCCCGCAGCCGGCAGCCAGTTCCCCGATTTCCTTGGGGGACTGGCTGTTTGGCGGGTGCGGTGGTCAGCCGCGCAGATCTGCCGGGGAGGTCGAACCCTGCAGGACGCCCAGGAGTTCGGTCAGTGTTTCGGGCTGCAGCGACGCTGACGTGCACAGCGCGGCCAGCTGTTCGGACTTGTTGAGCCGCTCCCGGATCTGGCGGTACAGCGCGCTGCCCCGCCGGGTCTGGTACACCAACACCCGTCGGCGATCGACCACATCGGCCTTGCGCAACACCAGATTGTCGTCGACCATCCCGTCGACGAGCCTGGTCAGGCTCGGCCCGGGCAGCAGCGTCACCTCGGCCAGTGCCGTCATCGGCTTTCCTGCACCGCCCTCGAGTGCGGCCAGCACGTGCCACTGACGCACCGTCAAACCGCCCAGGTGATCGGTCACGACGCGGTCCAGTTCGAAGGCGACCGACTTCACCAATCGAGCGAGCTCCTCGATGGTGTCTGCACGCGCGCCGGGCTTCATTTCCATGGTGGCGACCAGCCTACCGTGGTCGGACCTTGCATCTCGCCGTGAAACAGCGCTGATCGGCAGGTATCTTCAAATTGAATTCTGGTCACCCGGGCGACGGACGTCGTGGTCGTCGCGATTGGTGTGGCATGGCTGGGCCGGTGTCCCAAGGTGAGGTGATGGTGAATCCGAAACCTGCGACGACTCCCGCGCGCCCCGACCGGGATGTGGTCGACATTGCGCTCGTGGTGCCGTTGAGCGGGCCCGCCGGGATGTTCGGACCGTCGTGCGAGGCGAGCGCTGAACTGGCCGCCGAGGACATCAACGCCGCCGGCGGCATCCTGGACCGGCCCGTCCGGATTCATCCGGTCGACGCCGGAGCACCGTTGAGCGAGCTTGCGGACGAGCTGGGCCGCCTCGTCGCCCAGCAGCAGATCGACGCCGTGGTGGGCTGGCACCTGTCGAATGCCCGGCGTGTCATCACGCCGCAGACGGCCGGGCGGGTGCCCTACGTGTACACCACGTTCTACGAGGGTGGCGAGAGCACCGACGGCGTGTACATGGTGGGGGAAACGCCGGAGCAGCAACTGTTTCCGGCGTTGATGTGGTTGCGTGAGCACCTCGGGCTGAAGCGCTGGTGCATCGTCGGCAACGACTACATCTGGCCGCGGCAGACCGCCCGCGTGACCAAGGAGTACATGTGGCGATCGGGCCTCGAATTCGTCGGTGAGGCGTTCGTGCCGCTGGGCGGGCGCGATTTCCGGACGATGCTCGACGTCATCGCGAGCTCGGACGCCGATGGGGTGCTGGTGTTGATGGTGGGTGCGGACAACGCGGCGTTCAACCGCGCGTTCGCCCGCGCCGGCCTGGACCAGAGCGTCGTGCGCCTGTCGCTGATGATCGGTGAGGATGTGTTGTGCGCCAGCGGAAGTGGGGCGACGACGGGTCTGTACACCGCGTGCGGCTACTTCGAGAGCCTGCCCACCGAGGTGAACATGGGGTTCGGCTCGCACTATCTGCGACGGTTCGGCAGTGCGGCCCCGGCGCTCAACAACATCGGTGAATCCTGTTACGAGGGGCTGCTGTTGCTCACGGCGCTCGCACAGACGGCCCGCAGCCTGGAGGTGGCCGCGATCGACCGGGCGCGCGCCAATGTCGCGTACCAGGGTCCGCGCGGCGAGGTCGTCATGCGTGGTGCTCATACTCGTCAACCCGTGTACCTCGCCAGCGCGGACCAACTCGAATTCGATGTGATCGCCGAGCTCACCCCTTGACGGACAGCCATGGCCCCGCCCGGTGTTCTGGGCGAGGCCATGACGGTTCATCAGCTCGACTGCGGTGCCACCGCGGTTTTCAGTAGCTCCGCGCTGGTGGAGTCGGTGTATCCGTCCTTCTTGCACATGTCATGGCAGTCCTTCGTGAGCGTGCACGTCAGCGAGGACACGGTGCCGTTGTGGAACGGGCAGTCGTGCACCATGTCCGGCAGTTCGTACCGCTTCTGGTCGACGACGTCCAGCAGCGTCTGCCCCGCCCACAGGGGCTCCTTCTCGATCTCCTCGCGAAGTGGATTGCGCCGCGCCAGGTAGTACTTGCCCTTGGTCGCGATGCACATCACCGGTGACAGCACGAATGCCAGCGTCAGCGCCAGGTACGGCGACCAGGCCGCGAGGAAATCCCCGAAAGCGTGGTAGAAGGCCAAGATCGAGAACACCGAACCCACCAGCATGGAGACGAATCCGACCGGATTGATGCTGTAGAGGTAGGCCCGCTTGAACTCGACGTAGGACGGACTGAGCTTGAGCAGTGGCTTGTTGATCACCAGGTCGGCGACGATCGCACCGATCCAGGCGATCGCGACGTTGGAGTAGAACCCCAGGATGGTGTTGAGCACGGCGAACATGTTGCTGAGCATCAGCGCCAGCGCGATGGCGATGTGCAGACCGAGGTACACCACCCGGCCCGGGTGTACGTGCAGCACCCGGCTGAAGAAGTTCGACCAGGACAGCGAGCCCGAATAGGCGTTCGTCACATTGATTTTCACCTGCGACAGCAACACCATGAGGGTGGCCAATCCGAGCGCGAGGGCGTCGTTGTGGATCACCGAGCCGAAACCGCCGAGGAACTGCTCGATGGGTTCGGTGGCGGCCGCGAAACCGACCTTGCCCGCGACGTAGAAGGCCAGGAAGGCGCCGCAAATCTGCTTGGCCGCACCGAGGATCACCCAACCGGGGCCCGCGGCGAGTACCGCGGCCCACCACCGCAGTGGCGGTGTTTCCGACTTCTCTGGCATGAAGCGCAGGTAGTCGACCTGTTCAC encodes the following:
- a CDS encoding M23 family metallopeptidase translates to MRTLVVLLISGLCSTGVAHATDGRLDWPLRPRPAVVRTFDAPRPNWQRGHRGVDLAGAAGQAVYAAAPGTVVFAGELAGRPVVSVAHPGGLRTSYEPVRAAVRPGAVVAAGAPLGTLLAGHPGCASCLHWGAMWGASSDADYVDPLGLLAETPIRLKPDSP
- the rpsB gene encoding 30S ribosomal protein S2 — its product is MAVVTMKQLLDSGAHFGHQTRRWNPKMKRFIFTDRNGIYIIDLQQTLTYIDKAYEFVKETVAHGGTVLFVGTKKQAQESIADEATRVGMPFVNQRWLGGMLTNFSTVHKRLQRLKELESMEQTGGFEGRTKKEILMLTREKNKLERSLGGIRDMQKVPSAIWVVDTNKEHLAVSEAIKLGIPVIAILDTNCDPDQVNYPIPGNDDAIRSAALLTKVIASAVAEGLQARSGAKTEAEGAEPLAEWEQELLAGATAGTETASSPEAATETTTTES
- the tsf gene encoding translation elongation factor Ts, which gives rise to MANYTAADVKRLRELTGSGMLDCKNALVETEGDFDKAVEVLRIKGAKDVGKRAERATAEGLVAAKDGALIELNSETDFVAKNAEFQALADQILTAAVAAKANDVETLKAATVDGTTVEQLVADLSAKIGEKLELRRVAYFDGTVETYLHKRAADLPPAVGVLVEYNGASEEAAHAVALQIAALKAKYLTREDVPADLVANERRIAEETAKEEGKPEAALPKIVEGRVTGFYKDVVLLDQPSVSDNKKTVKALLDEAGVTVTRFVRFEVGQQ
- a CDS encoding FmdB family zinc ribbon protein encodes the protein MPTYVFRCGQGCPDFTEQHSMASAPADTPCPSCSGAAKRRIGSPALGAGSSPGMRAQDATRATADRPDVVQSLPASRRRAPVTTNPLHRKLPRP
- the fmdA gene encoding formamidase codes for the protein MPELLFPLDSAKKFTDQQLVGHNRWHPDIPPAVTVKPGDSFRAHCREWFDGAIHNDDSAEDILNAPLKGVHCLSGPFAIEGAEPGDLLIVDILDVGPIPQEDSGPLAGQGWGYTGIFAKQNGGGFLTDQFPDAYKAIWDFSGQKATSRHVPHVKYTGIVHPGLMGTAPSAALLAKWNAREGALIATDPDRVPPLALPPEPQDAILGSLRGDAFTKAAAEAARTAPPRENGGNQDIKNLTKGSRVFYPVFVPGANLSFGDLHFSQGDGEITFCGAIEMGGFMDLHVDLIKGGMETYGVHENAIFMPGNTDPQYSEWLAFSGTSVTLDGEQKYLDSDLAYQRACLHAIDYLTKFGYSPEQAYLLLGSAPIEGRLSGVVDIPNSCATVYIPTAIFDFPVAPSASGPYQIDPGMGAPHASF
- a CDS encoding MarR family winged helix-turn-helix transcriptional regulator: MEMKPGARADTIEELARLVKSVAFELDRVVTDHLGGLTVRQWHVLAALEGGAGKPMTALAEVTLLPGPSLTRLVDGMVDDNLVLRKADVVDRRRVLVYQTRRGSALYRQIRERLNKSEQLAALCTSASLQPETLTELLGVLQGSTSPADLRG
- a CDS encoding substrate-binding domain-containing protein, translating into MVNPKPATTPARPDRDVVDIALVVPLSGPAGMFGPSCEASAELAAEDINAAGGILDRPVRIHPVDAGAPLSELADELGRLVAQQQIDAVVGWHLSNARRVITPQTAGRVPYVYTTFYEGGESTDGVYMVGETPEQQLFPALMWLREHLGLKRWCIVGNDYIWPRQTARVTKEYMWRSGLEFVGEAFVPLGGRDFRTMLDVIASSDADGVLVLMVGADNAAFNRAFARAGLDQSVVRLSLMIGEDVLCASGSGATTGLYTACGYFESLPTEVNMGFGSHYLRRFGSAAPALNNIGESCYEGLLLLTALAQTARSLEVAAIDRARANVAYQGPRGEVVMRGAHTRQPVYLASADQLEFDVIAELTP
- a CDS encoding purine-cytosine permease family protein, translated to MTTEQSLDEVHGQPMAAARVGPWSRFVTWANQDTIEDFSLRYAPKSFRKWSPMACAVAALGGIAYLADYSIGASIAVTHGAASAVVAILVAAVTIFLTGIPIAYYAAKYNIDMDLLTRGAGFGYFGSTLTSLIYASFCFIFFALEGAIMAQAMKLAFGIPLALGYIIGSLIIIPLVLYGMTALAKFQVWTQPLWLILFVAPIAFIATADPAGFHGFLSWAGNGGSEQVTAIGVGAGAGVALSLIAQIGEQVDYLRFMPEKSETPPLRWWAAVLAAGPGWVILGAAKQICGAFLAFYVAGKVGFAAATEPIEQFLGGFGSVIHNDALALGLATLMVLLSQVKINVTNAYSGSLSWSNFFSRVLHVHPGRVVYLGLHIAIALALMLSNMFAVLNTILGFYSNVAIAWIGAIVADLVINKPLLKLSPSYVEFKRAYLYSINPVGFVSMLVGSVFSILAFYHAFGDFLAAWSPYLALTLAFVLSPVMCIATKGKYYLARRNPLREEIEKEPLWAGQTLLDVVDQKRYELPDMVHDCPFHNGTVSSLTCTLTKDCHDMCKKDGYTDSTSAELLKTAVAPQSS